The following proteins are encoded in a genomic region of Oncorhynchus keta strain PuntledgeMale-10-30-2019 chromosome 35, Oket_V2, whole genome shotgun sequence:
- the LOC118369064 gene encoding interleukin-17A-like produces MLLGLTMAKGEAGEKERCEDTLTIPSDYYKTPSEESEGNGNINTRSLSPWTWKPITVKNRIPPTIWEAKCSSMYCVYPTNSSQAVGYQQNSVPIYQQVMVLHISATRKCYNVAFLSVAVGCTCAWARTS; encoded by the exons ATGCTGCTGGGCCTGACAATGGCcaaaggggaggcaggggagaaggagaggtgtgaGGACACACTGACCATTCCTTCAGACTACTACAAGACTCCTTCAGAGGAATCAGAGGGAAACGGGAACATCAACACACGCTCCCTGTCCCCCTGGACCTGGAA ACCCATTACAGTGAAGAACCGTATTCCTCCGACCATTTGGGAGGCCAAGTGCAGTTCTATGTACTGTGTCTACCCCACCAACAGCAGCCAGGCCGTGGGCTACCAGCAGAACTCTGTACCTATCTACCAGCAGGTCATGGTGCTCCATATCTCAGCCACTAGGAAGTGCTACAACGTCGCCTTCCTGTCCGTGGCCGTGGGGTGCACCTGTGCCTGGGCAAGAACCTCTTGA